The Streptomyces kanamyceticus DNA segment AGGGCGCCCACGCCGGTGTAGACGATGTCGTACGAGGAGTCGGGCGCGGCCTCGACCGCGTCGTACACGTCGGCGGCGACGAACGCGGCCCGGTCCGCGGTGAGACCGAGTTCGGCGGCGAGTTCGCGGGCCGCCTCGACGGCCGGTTCGGAGAAGTCGAGGCCCACGACGCGGGAGGCGCCGTGCCTGGCCCAGGACAGCGTGTCGGCGCCGATGTGGCACTGGAGGTGCAGCAGGGACTTGCCGCGCACGTCGCCCACTTCCGCGAGCTCGAAGTCGCGCAGGGCGTCCTTGCCCGCCCGGAAGGCGTCGAGGTCGTAGTAGTCGCTGGCGAGGTGGAGCGGGACACGCTCGTCCCAGCGTCTCCGGTTGGTCTCGCGCCAGTCCGCGGGCGTCTGGGAGTACATGGTCAAAAGTTATCCACAGGCTGGGGACCCTCGCCAGCGGATTGTCGGCGGGTGCGGGCACTATGGGGGGCATGAGCGAGACGGGTGCCGAGAAGGCGACAGGGTCGGGGTCGGAGTCCATGCCGGACTGGGAGAAGCGGTTCAGGGCGCCGCGGGTGTCGCTGCCGGACTGGGCGGAGGACGCCCCGCAGCGCTCCCTGTTCGTGTCGAACGCGACGGGGACGTACGAGCTGTACGCCTGGGACAGGACGACCGGCGCCCAACGCCAGGCGACCGACAGGCCGAACGGCACGACGGACGGCGTCCTCTCGCCGGACGGCGAGTGGATCTGGTGGTTCAACGACAAGGACGGGGACGAGTTCGGCGTCTGGCTGCGCCAGCCCTTCGGCGGCGGTCCCGACGAGCCCGCGGTGCCGGGCCTCGACGCCTCGTACCCCGCGGGCCTCGCCCTCGGCAGGGACGGCAGGACGGTGGTCGTAGGACGCTCCACGGACGAGGAGGGCTCCACGATCCATGTCGTACGCCATGACGGCGCGGGCGGGCCGGACGCGACCCCGGTCGAGGTGTACCGGCACCGCGAGTCGGCGGGCGTCGGCGACCTCTCGCACGACGGCACGCTGATCGCCGTCGAGCACACGGAGCACGGCGACGCGATGCACTCCGCGCTCCGCGTGATCAGGCCGGACGGCTCGACGGTCGCCGAGCTCGACGACACCAAGGGCGGCACGGTCGAGCTGGGCCTTGAGGTGCTCGGCTTCGCCCCGGTCGAAGGGGACACCCGGCTCCTGGTGGGGCACCAGCGGCGCGGCCGCTGGGAGCCGATGGTGTGGGACGTCGCGTCGGGCGAGGAGAGCGACCTCGTCCTCGGGCTGCCGGGCGACGTGAGCGCCGAGTGGTACCCGGACGGCTCCGCGCTGCTGATCGCGCACGACTTCGAGGCACGCGGCGAGCTGTTCCGCTACGACCTGGCATCGCGCGAGCTGACGCGGATCGAGACGCCCACCGGCTCGGTGTCGGGCGCGACGGCACGCCCCGACGGCACCGTGGAGTACATGTGGTCGTCGGCCGCCGAGCCGCCGGTGGTCCGCTCGACGGCGGGCACCGTCGTCCTCGACCCGCCCGGCATGAAGGCCCCGGCCTCCGTCCCCGTGGAGGACGTGTGGGTGGACGGTCCTGGCGGCCGCATCCACGCCCTGGTGCAGCGCCCCGCGGGCGCGTCGGGCCCGCTGCCCACCGTCTTCGAGGTGCACGGCGGCCCGACCTGGCACGACAGCGACTCCTTCGCGGCGGGCCCGGCGGCCTGGGTCGACCACGGGTACGCGGTGGTCCGGGTCAACTACCGCGGCTCCACGGGGTACGGCCGTGAGTGGACGGACGCCCTCAAGCACCGCGTCGGCCTGATCGAGCTCGAGGACATCGCGGCGGTGCGGGAGTGGGCGATCACCTCGGGCCTCGCCGACCCGGACCGCCTCGTCCTGGCCGGTGGCTCCTGGGGCGGCTACCTCACCCTGCTCGGCATCGGCACCCAGCCGGACGCGTGGGCGGTCGGCCTGGCCGCGGTGCCCGTCGCGGACTACGTGACGGCGTACCACGACGAGATGGAGGCGCTGAAGGCCATGGACCGCACGCTCCTCGGCGGCACCCCCGAGGAGGTCCCCGGGCGCTTCGCGGCCTCGTCCCCGCTGACGTACGTCGACGAGGTGAAGGCCCCGGTCTACATCTCGGCGGGCGTCAACGACCCGCGGTGCCCGATCCGCCAGGTCGAGAACTACGTGGACCGGCTCGCGGCGCGCGGCGCGGCGCACGAGGTGTACCGGTACGACGCCGGGCACGGGTCACTGGTCGTGGACGAGCGGATCAAGCAAGTGGCTCTTGAGCTGGACTTCGCGGATCGGCACATGCCTGCGGCGGGCTGAGCGGGGGCGGGTGGGCCCGCGCCGGTGCGGGACCCACTCGCCGTGGGGATGACCGTCTTGTGTGGCTGCGGGAGGTGTGGGGCTGGGCGCGCAGTTCCCCGCGCCCCTTACGGGGCCCTTTATGGGGCCCCGACATAGGACCCCGCCCGGGGCCCGCGTCAGGGCGGTTGTGGGGGACCCGTACCGTGGAGGGCGTGTACCGGTTTCTGCTGACGCCCCGATGGTGGGGGATCAACGTCTTCGTCGTGCTGGCCATCCCCTTCTGCATCTTCATGGGTTCCTGGCAGCTCGGCCGCTTCGAGGACCGCGTGCAGGCGCACGAGTCCGCGAAGGACCAGGCCGCCGAGCAGAGCCAGGAGCGGTCGGCCGCGGCGAAGGAAGGGTCCGGCGCCAAGGCCCGGCCCCTCGACGCGCTGCTTCCCGTCGACAAGGAGACCTCGGGCGAGCAGACCCGGGTCACCGGTCGCTACGGCGAGCAACTGCTCGTCCCCGACCGGGAGTTGGACGACAAGAGCGGCTTCTACGTACTGACCCTGTTGCGTACGGACAGCGGCAAGTCCCTGCCCGTGGTGCGCGGCTGGCTGCCCGGCGACGCGGACGCCGCCAAGGCCCCCGCCGCCCCGAAGGGCGAGGTCACCGTGACGGGCTCGCTGCAGGCCTCCGAGAGCCCGGGCTCGAACGGCGTGAGCGCCGCGGGCGGCCTGCCCAAGGGACAGCTGGGCGCGATCAGCTCGGCGTCCCTGGTGAACCTGGTGCCGGACGACATGTACGACGCGTGGGTCACCCTCGACAAGGGCGACTCCGGGATGAAGGCGGTGCCCGCGTCCGCGCCGAACGGCACGGGCCTGGACCTCAAGGCCTTCCAGAACCTCGGCTACACCGGCGAGTGGTTCGTCTTCGCGGGCTTCGTGCTCTTCATGTGGTTCCGGCTGCTCCGGCGCGAGGCGGAGTTCGCGCGGGACGCGCGGCTGGGGCTGATTCCCGAGCAGGAGACCCCCGAGACCTCCGAGACCCCCGAGGCTCCCAAGACCTCAGAGACGTCCAAGATCACCAAGGCGACCGAGGCCTAAACCGAAGCCTAAGAAGCGGGCAGGACCCCGGTCCGGTACACCGTCCCCGAGCACGCGTTCGCGATCGTCGTACCCGCCGAAGGGGATCCCGCGGCCGCCGTGAGCGTCACCACGACGCTGCCGTCCTGCACCCCGCCGTCCTCGCGGACCTCGTCGCGGACCAGCTGCGGCTCCACGCCGGTGGGTGAGCCGCTGTCACCGCCGCCGTTGCCCTCCGTGGGCGTCGGGTTGGGCGTGGGCTCGCCGCCCTCCGCGGGGCAGCTTTCGGACGGCACCCAGGCGAAGCGCACCTCGTAGGCCGCGCCGGGCTGGAGGACCAGCTGGGCCGTTTCCTGCGCGGGGTCGGGCAGTCCGGCCGCCGCGTCGCCCGCGGTGTGGTCGAGCACGCCGACCTTCGTGGCGTCGGCCGCGCCCTGCGCCGTCACGGCGACGGCGCCCGCGGCGTCGATCGTGCAGCTGGTCTCGGAGGTGTTGGAGACCCGGAAGCTGCCGTACACCGAGCCGTTGGCCTCGGGGACGCCGGTGGATCCGGCGGCGCCGAGCTGGGCGGCCGCGCAGACCGGCGAGCTGACGGCCTCGGAGCTGCTCGGGTCGGGCTCTCCGGTGCCGCCGCCGCCCGTGCCGCCCTTCTCCTTGCCTTCCTTCTTGTCCTTCTTGTCTTTCTTGTCCTTCGCCTTGGACGAGTCGGGCTTCTTCTCGGAGCCCTTCTCGGCGCTGCCGGGATCCTTGCCCTGGCCCGAACCGCCCTGCGACTCCTGGCTGTTGCCCGCGATCGAGGGCCGGTCGTCCGAGTCGCCGCTGGAGTTGGTGACGTGCACCAGGGCCGGTACGGCGGTGCCGATGAAGAGCGCGGCGGCCGCGAGGCCGACGACGGCCTGCCGCTTGCGGGCCCTGCGGGCCGGTACCGCGTGCCGCAGTCGTTCCAGCGCGCGGTCCGTCGGTTCGATGTCCTCGACGGCCTGCCGCATCATCCGCCGCAGCGCGAGCTCGTCGGAGCCGAAGTCCGCCGCTCCCGCGGGCGCGTCGGGACAGAGCCCGTCCCCCTCGGAGCCGACCTCGTCCGTCTCGGAGCCGAGCCGCTCGGGCCCGCCTTCGGCGCCGTGATTCACGTTCCCGTTCCTGCCATGCTGTTCTTGCCCACTCTGCTCATCACGCTTGCGCTCACTCATGCCGGCGCCTCCATGGCGACCCTGAGGGCGGCGATGCCGCGCGAGCCGTACGCCTTGACCGAGCCGAGCGATATGCCCAGCGTCTCGGCGACCTGCGCCTCGGTCATGTCGGCGAAGTAGCGCAGCACGAGGACCTCGCGCTGGCGCCGCTGGAGGCCACGCATCGCCTTGATCAGCTCGTCGCGCTCGAGGAGGTCGTACGCCCCCTCCTCCGCGCTCGCCATGTCGGGCATCGGCTTGGAGAGCAGCTTGAGCCCGAGGATGCGCCGCCGCAGCGCGGAGCGCGAGAGGTTCACGACGGTCTGGCGCAGATAGGCCAGCGTCTTCTCGGGGTCGCGCACCCGCTTGCGCGCCGAGTGGACCCGGATGAACGCCTCCTGCACGACGTCCTCGCAGGACGCCGTGTCGTCCAGGAGCAGCGCGGCGAGGCCGAGCAGCGACCGGTAGTGGGCGCGGTAGGTCTCGGTGAGGTGGTCGACTGTGGTGCCCGCTGTCATCGCCTCGTCAGCACCCTCGCGCTGCGCCGGGATGCGGGTGGGCCGCGCTGCGGGCATGGGCGCGATCACCGGCATGCCGCCGGGCGCGCGGGGACGACGAGGCGGACGCAGCGCCGCCGCGCCTCTCGCCTGTACCGCTGTGAAGTCGAGTACCTCTGCCACGCCTGTTGGACACGCTTCCCCCCGTCAGGGTTGTACGCGTCCGGCATCGCGTTTGCGGCAGGCCGCTCGAGCACCGTTCCTGACGATGCATCAAATGCCCCCATGCGTACCAGCTCTTCCCCTATGCCCCATTTTTTTGTGGCGCTTGAGCGACCCCTGAAGGGCGACCGCTAAAGACGCCCCCCACCCCGGTGCCGGTTGCAGTGATCGGACACGAAATCTTCGGACGCGGAGATGATCCAGTTCAAGCGGTCCAGACCATCAAGTTGGACACAGAACTTACACAGATCCCACAAAGACTTCCGCTCTCGGGGCACCCACACGGCACTCGACGGCACTCGACGGCGCCCGGCAGGGCACCCGACAGCGCCCGGGAGGTCAGACCGTGAACTCCGCGGCCACCAGCTCGGCGATCTGCACCGTGTTCAGCGCGGCCCCCTTGCGCAGGTTGTCCCCGCACACGAAGAGTTCGAGGGCGGTCGGGTCGTCGAGGGCCCGCCGCACCCGCCCCACCCAGGTCGGATCGGTGCCCACGACGTCGGCGGGCGTGGGGAACTCCCCCGCGGCCGGATCGTCGAAGAGCACGACGCCGGGCGCGGTCGCGAGGATCTCGCGCGCGCGGTCGACGGTGACCTCGTCCTCGAACCGCGCGTGCACGGTGAGGGAGTGCGTGGTGATGACGGGAACGCGTACGCAGGTCGCCGCCACCCGCAGCGCGGGCAGCCCGAGGATCTTGCGCGACTCGTCGCGCACCTTCATCTCCTCGGAGGACCAGCCGTCGTCCTTCAGGGACCCGGCCCAGGGCACCACGTTGAGCGCCACGGGCGCCGGGAAGGGCCCGGTGTCGTCCCCCACGGCACGGCGTACGTCACCGGGGCTCGTACCCAGCTCGCCGCCCGCGACGAGGCTCAGCTGCCTGCGCAGCGTGTCGACGCCGTCGCGGCCCGCCCCGCTCACGGCCTGGTACGAGGAGACGATCAGCTCGCGCAGGCCGAACTCGGCGTGCAGCGCGCCGATGGCGACGATCATCGAGAGGGTCGTGCAGTTGGGGTTGGCGACGATGCCGCGCGGCCGCACGCGCGCG contains these protein-coding regions:
- a CDS encoding SURF1 family protein, translating into MYRFLLTPRWWGINVFVVLAIPFCIFMGSWQLGRFEDRVQAHESAKDQAAEQSQERSAAAKEGSGAKARPLDALLPVDKETSGEQTRVTGRYGEQLLVPDRELDDKSGFYVLTLLRTDSGKSLPVVRGWLPGDADAAKAPAAPKGEVTVTGSLQASESPGSNGVSAAGGLPKGQLGAISSASLVNLVPDDMYDAWVTLDKGDSGMKAVPASAPNGTGLDLKAFQNLGYTGEWFVFAGFVLFMWFRLLRREAEFARDARLGLIPEQETPETSETPEAPKTSETSKITKATEA
- a CDS encoding aspartate-semialdehyde dehydrogenase, whose product is MSRKPTLAVVGATGAVGTVMLQILSQHADIWGEIRLVASPRSAGRKLAVRGAEVEVLALGEEVFDGVDIALFDVPDDVSAQWAPIATAKGVVVVDNSAAFRMDPDVPLVVPEVNPHAARVRPRGIVANPNCTTLSMIVAIGALHAEFGLRELIVSSYQAVSGAGRDGVDTLRRQLSLVAGGELGTSPGDVRRAVGDDTGPFPAPVALNVVPWAGSLKDDGWSSEEMKVRDESRKILGLPALRVAATCVRVPVITTHSLTVHARFEDEVTVDRAREILATAPGVVLFDDPAAGEFPTPADVVGTDPTWVGRVRRALDDPTALELFVCGDNLRKGAALNTVQIAELVAAEFTV
- a CDS encoding SigE family RNA polymerase sigma factor, which gives rise to MAEVLDFTAVQARGAAALRPPRRPRAPGGMPVIAPMPAARPTRIPAQREGADEAMTAGTTVDHLTETYRAHYRSLLGLAALLLDDTASCEDVVQEAFIRVHSARKRVRDPEKTLAYLRQTVVNLSRSALRRRILGLKLLSKPMPDMASAEEGAYDLLERDELIKAMRGLQRRQREVLVLRYFADMTEAQVAETLGISLGSVKAYGSRGIAALRVAMEAPA
- a CDS encoding S9 family peptidase, giving the protein MSETGAEKATGSGSESMPDWEKRFRAPRVSLPDWAEDAPQRSLFVSNATGTYELYAWDRTTGAQRQATDRPNGTTDGVLSPDGEWIWWFNDKDGDEFGVWLRQPFGGGPDEPAVPGLDASYPAGLALGRDGRTVVVGRSTDEEGSTIHVVRHDGAGGPDATPVEVYRHRESAGVGDLSHDGTLIAVEHTEHGDAMHSALRVIRPDGSTVAELDDTKGGTVELGLEVLGFAPVEGDTRLLVGHQRRGRWEPMVWDVASGEESDLVLGLPGDVSAEWYPDGSALLIAHDFEARGELFRYDLASRELTRIETPTGSVSGATARPDGTVEYMWSSAAEPPVVRSTAGTVVLDPPGMKAPASVPVEDVWVDGPGGRIHALVQRPAGASGPLPTVFEVHGGPTWHDSDSFAAGPAAWVDHGYAVVRVNYRGSTGYGREWTDALKHRVGLIELEDIAAVREWAITSGLADPDRLVLAGGSWGGYLTLLGIGTQPDAWAVGLAAVPVADYVTAYHDEMEALKAMDRTLLGGTPEEVPGRFAASSPLTYVDEVKAPVYISAGVNDPRCPIRQVENYVDRLAARGAAHEVYRYDAGHGSLVVDERIKQVALELDFADRHMPAAG